The Arachis hypogaea cultivar Tifrunner chromosome 14, arahy.Tifrunner.gnm2.J5K5, whole genome shotgun sequence genome has a segment encoding these proteins:
- the LOC112741712 gene encoding exopolygalacturonase-like, which produces MVIAKRVGVDVILWLVVACFVVEGNERARPIAGPDIYEGRNVAKDVLAPGEIINNVMSFGAKPDGKFDCTQAFMDAWRATCKSKVQARVLVPLGRFVVSAMYFAGPCTTPGPVTVQVEGTVVATTDISEYVDGEWLMFQDLSGIKLIGGGTFDGQGKDSWSQTENCETDSDSACVRAPSSIFFSRVNNGIIQNIKTLNPKGFHIFVTNCANIRLRLLKLTAPGTSPNTDGIHISHSINVKISKSNIETGDDCVSMIQGVNNVTIKRLKCGPGHGISIGSLGKYQDELEVRGIRVENCTLVGTTNGLRIKSWPEKYSGLATDISYSDITMENVKNPIIIDQEYQCSPGICQKKPSLVKIANVGFINVKGTTISPIAVDLRCSKQFPCENIQLHNIDLKLLGPILPSGARCANVKPVYGGIQMPPACP; this is translated from the exons ATGGTGATTGCAAAGAGAGTTGGTGTTGATGTTATTTTGTGGTTGGTAGTGGCTTGTTTTGTGGTAGAAGGTAATGAAAGAGCAAGGCCAATTGCTGGGCCTGATATCTATGAGGGTCGCAATGTAGCTAAGGATGTTCTTGCTCCTGGTGAGATTATTAATAATGTCATGAGCTTTGGTGCCAAACCTGATGGAAAGTTTGATTGCACTCag GCGTTCATGGACGCATGGAGAGCAACATGCAAGTCGAAAGTGCAAGCAAGGGTTCTGGTCCCTCTAGGAAGGTTCGTGGTTTCGGCAATGTACTTCGCCGGGCCGTGCACCACTCCGGGGCCCGTCACGGTCCAAGTTGAAGGCACCGTCGTTGCAACAACCGACATCAGCGAGTATGTTGACGGCGAATGGCTCATGTTCCAAGACCTCTCCGGTATCAAACTCATTGGTGGTGGCACCTTTGATGGACAAGGAAAAGATTCATGGTCCCAAACTGAGAATTGTGAAACCGACTCCGATAGCGCCTGTGTTAGAGCTCCTAGT AGCATTTTCTTCAGCAGGGTGAACAATGGAATCATACAGAACATAAAAACCTTGAACCCCAAAGGCTTTCACATATTTGTCACAAACTGTGCCAACATTAGACTTAGGTTGCTTAAGCTCACAGCACCAGGTACCAGCCCCAATACCGATGGAATCCACATTAGCCACTCCATCAATGTCAAAATATCAAAATCCAACATTGAAACTGGTGATGATTGTGTCTCTATGATTCAAGGGGTCAACAATGTTACCATTAAGAGACTAAAGTGTGGCCCCGGACATGGTATTAG TATTGGTAGTCTTGGAAAATATCAAGATGAGCTAGAAGTGAGAGGAATTAGGGTGGAGAATTGCACATTGGTTGGCACAACCAATGGCCTAAGAATAAAGTCATGGCCAGAGAAGTATTCAGGTTTAGCAACAGATATAAGCTATAGTGATATTACCATGGAAAATGTTAAAAACCCTATCATCATTGATCAAGAATATCAATGTTCTCCAGGCATCTGCCAAAAGAAG CCATCACTTGTAAAGATAGCAAATGTTGGTTTTATAAATGTAAAAGGAACAACAATTTCACCAATTGCAGTGGATTTAAGGTGTAGTAAGCAATTCCCATGCGAAAATATTCAACTTCACAACATAGACCTCAAGCTTCTTGGACCTATCCTTCCTTCTGGCGCAAGATGTGCCAATGTTAAACCTGTCTATGGAGGCATTCAAATGCCACCAGCATGTCCATAG
- the LOC112741711 gene encoding uncharacterized protein translates to MPRLSSAEVAAIVLDDASMGSPPKTQSNSVPQRRPLFRRAGRGGRGRIPAPNMENPVYHIPKNFAMWFRPTADMSLTRDECLLGMYIFAKNEEMRETKNLFKHYELTLPRGSSTLLQCFPLFKPRQTLYPVAGSSCQHLPPRSCSKLRWNM, encoded by the exons ATGCCGCGGTTGTCGAGCGCAGAGGTGGCTGCAATCGTGCTTGACGATGCGTCCATGGGCTCTCCTCCCAAGACCCAATCCAACTCGGTGCCGCAGAGACGACCTCTGTTTCGGCGTGCTGGAAGGGGGGGTCGGGGACGCATTCCGGCGCCGAACATGGAGAACCCGGTTTACCACATCCCTAAG AATTTTGCCATGTGGTTCAGGCCCACTGCCGATATGAGTCTAACTAGGGACGAGTGCCTTCTTGGGATGTATATATTTGccaaaaatgaagaaatgag GGAAACGAAGAACTTATTTAAGCATTACGAGCTAACCCTGCCTCGCG GGTCGTCAACACTGTTGCAATGCTTTCCTCTCTTCAAGCCGAGGCAAACCTTGTACCCCGTTGCTGGTTCTTCCTGTCAACATTTGCCGCCGAGATCTTGTTCCAAACTCCGATGGAACATGTAA